Proteins co-encoded in one Sulfuricystis thermophila genomic window:
- a CDS encoding XrtA/PEP-CTERM system-associated ATPase, which produces MYEAFYGLKVKPFQLNPDPAFYFDSKQHRRAKAYLEYGLHQNEGFIVVTGEIGAGKTTIVRGLLDALDKDKVVAAQIVSTQLDADDILRMVAAAFGVRFKDLAKADLILALEAFFVEITRRGKRCLLIVDEAQNLTPRAVEELRMLSNFQFESHALLQSFLVGQPEFRAIMLSPQMEQLRQRVIAACHVGPLSAAETRDYIYHRLRCAGSKGEPKFDDAAHQAIYEASGGIPRRINALCDRLLLLGFLNDKKLFGKEDVQEVVNEMGGQIGAGAKPTTAALLAPQALEGDFATAESAALQIDAETAQEAGKTLTSISNRRIADRLLRLERSLVRLEQTNTMMLRVLQQLVDAARVGKAARNAADKKTDTEATKSEDA; this is translated from the coding sequence ATGTACGAGGCTTTTTACGGCTTGAAGGTCAAGCCCTTCCAGCTGAACCCCGACCCTGCGTTCTATTTCGACAGCAAACAGCACCGTCGCGCCAAGGCCTATCTGGAATACGGCCTGCATCAGAACGAGGGCTTCATCGTCGTCACCGGCGAGATCGGCGCCGGCAAGACCACCATCGTGCGTGGGCTGCTCGATGCGCTCGACAAGGACAAGGTCGTCGCCGCGCAGATCGTCAGCACCCAGCTCGATGCCGACGACATTCTGCGCATGGTCGCCGCCGCCTTCGGCGTGCGCTTCAAGGATCTGGCCAAGGCCGACCTGATCCTGGCGCTGGAGGCTTTTTTCGTCGAGATCACGCGGCGCGGCAAGCGCTGCCTGTTGATCGTCGACGAAGCCCAGAACCTGACGCCACGCGCCGTCGAAGAATTGCGCATGCTGTCGAATTTCCAGTTCGAGTCGCATGCGCTGCTGCAAAGCTTCCTCGTCGGCCAGCCGGAATTCCGCGCCATCATGTTGAGCCCGCAGATGGAGCAGCTGCGCCAGCGGGTGATCGCCGCCTGTCACGTTGGCCCGCTGAGCGCTGCCGAGACGCGCGACTACATCTACCACCGCTTGCGCTGTGCCGGCTCCAAGGGCGAACCGAAGTTCGACGATGCGGCGCATCAGGCGATCTATGAAGCGAGCGGCGGCATCCCGCGCCGGATCAACGCCTTGTGCGATCGGCTGCTGCTGCTGGGATTCCTGAACGACAAGAAGCTTTTCGGCAAGGAAGACGTTCAGGAAGTCGTCAATGAGATGGGCGGCCAGATCGGCGCCGGCGCCAAACCGACCACCGCGGCATTGCTCGCCCCGCAGGCGCTGGAAGGGGATTTCGCCACGGCCGAGAGCGCGGCGCTGCAGATCGATGCCGAGACGGCGCAGGAGGCCGGCAAGACGCTCACCAGCATCAGCAACCGGCGCATCGCCGATCGGTTGCTGCGGCTCGAGCGCAGCCTGGTGCGCCTCGAACAGACGAACACCATGATGCTGCGCGTATTGCAGCAATTGGTCGATGCCGCGCGGGTCGGCAAGGCTGCCCGCAATGCTGCGGACAAGAAGACGGATACGGAAGCCACGAAAAGCGAAGACGCATGA
- a CDS encoding MASE2 domain-containing protein, which translates to MAGQVYLVRVVFSLMSVLLVAVNDASCLQQAGAHGFLILAGLLYPHLGHLFLGRFDADLRHGHVLFLLDGFFTGAVIGALEFAWLPSSVLFVICLFNWMIVGGIPLTGSGLALLVAGALLTGSLPATLASIPSGCPASLWSAAALFATYFLIVAQVIHRLIGTLQRQQTLLQANSDAADAARSRAEQALLSAFPRSVARQLETTGKHPPERLPSADLLLIELDGFASPPGDLGALQQSWQECDAILTRHGIELIKTCGGRAIALGRDPSGLAALVDAAQEILSHFSDHGGQPGSEHVQPRRVLIHRGAVTLGLVQPERLNLDLTGPGIEALLALAMQTKDLAPEGLIVSPAALRHLRDTTDFQPFPAEADTPLFHFARIASTR; encoded by the coding sequence ATGGCAGGCCAGGTCTATCTGGTACGGGTGGTTTTCAGCCTCATGAGCGTGCTGCTCGTCGCGGTCAATGACGCTTCTTGCCTTCAACAGGCCGGCGCGCACGGATTCCTGATACTCGCTGGGCTGCTCTACCCCCACCTCGGCCATCTGTTCCTCGGCAGATTCGATGCCGACCTCCGGCACGGACATGTGCTTTTTCTGCTCGACGGTTTTTTTACCGGTGCGGTGATCGGGGCACTCGAGTTTGCCTGGCTGCCAAGCTCGGTCCTATTCGTCATCTGCCTGTTCAACTGGATGATCGTTGGCGGTATCCCGCTGACGGGGTCAGGCCTGGCGCTGTTGGTCGCCGGCGCCCTGCTTACCGGGAGTCTGCCGGCGACGCTGGCGAGCATTCCTTCGGGCTGCCCTGCTTCGCTTTGGTCGGCCGCCGCACTTTTCGCGACATATTTTCTGATCGTCGCCCAGGTCATCCACCGCCTCATCGGTACGCTGCAGCGGCAGCAGACCCTGCTGCAGGCAAACAGCGATGCCGCCGATGCGGCGCGCAGCCGGGCCGAGCAGGCTTTGCTCTCCGCTTTTCCGCGCAGTGTTGCCCGCCAGTTGGAAACCACTGGCAAACACCCCCCCGAGCGGTTGCCGAGCGCGGACTTGTTGCTGATCGAGCTCGACGGGTTTGCCTCCCCACCCGGCGATCTCGGGGCGCTACAGCAGTCCTGGCAAGAGTGCGACGCAATCCTGACGCGCCATGGCATCGAGCTGATCAAAACCTGCGGCGGCCGGGCCATCGCACTCGGGCGCGACCCGTCTGGGCTGGCGGCATTGGTCGATGCGGCACAGGAAATCCTCAGCCACTTTTCAGATCATGGTGGCCAGCCCGGCAGCGAACACGTACAGCCACGGCGCGTCCTGATCCACCGGGGTGCGGTGACCCTTGGCTTGGTGCAACCGGAACGGCTGAATCTGGATCTCACCGGCCCTGGCATCGAAGCGTTGCTGGCGCTTGCAATGCAAACCAAAGACCTCGCCCCGGAGGGGCTGATCGTCTCACCCGCCGCATTGCGTCATTTGCGAGACACCACCGACTTTCAGCCATTTCCGGCCGAAGCCGACACGCCGCTGTTTCATTTCGCACGAATCGCCAGCACGCGATGA
- a CDS encoding XrtA/PEP-CTERM system exopolysaccharide export protein: MRSFWAAMLRLLLVALAGVFVAGCASNAYPPAPQQAASDDYNYHIGPGDTVNIVVWRNPELSMSVPVRPDGKLASPLIEDLPAIGKNPTELARDIEKALAKFIRDPVVTVIVTQFVGPYSEQIRVIGEAAKPQVLPYKQKMTLLDVMIAVGGLTDFADGNGASILRPSDGNKQYGVRLKDLVKRGDVSANVEMKPGDVLIIPRSWF; this comes from the coding sequence ATGCGGAGTTTCTGGGCGGCCATGCTGCGTTTGCTGCTCGTAGCCCTGGCGGGAGTGTTCGTGGCCGGCTGTGCCTCGAATGCCTATCCCCCTGCGCCGCAACAGGCGGCTTCGGACGATTACAACTATCACATCGGCCCCGGCGACACCGTGAATATCGTCGTCTGGCGCAATCCGGAGCTATCGATGTCGGTGCCCGTGCGCCCCGACGGCAAGCTGGCTTCGCCGCTGATCGAGGATCTGCCGGCGATCGGCAAGAACCCGACCGAACTGGCCCGCGACATCGAAAAGGCGCTGGCGAAATTCATCCGTGATCCGGTGGTCACCGTGATCGTCACCCAGTTCGTCGGCCCCTACAGCGAACAGATCCGCGTCATCGGCGAGGCCGCCAAACCGCAGGTGTTGCCTTATAAGCAGAAGATGACGCTGCTCGACGTGATGATCGCCGTCGGCGGCCTGACCGATTTTGCCGATGGCAACGGCGCCTCGATCCTGCGTCCTTCCGATGGCAACAAGCAGTATGGCGTGCGCCTCAAGGATCTGGTCAAGCGTGGCGATGTCTCGGCGAACGTCGAGATGAAACCCGGCGACGTGCTGATCATTCCGCGCAGCTGGTTCTGA
- a CDS encoding patatin-like phospholipase family protein, whose translation MSPHAEPLSARHAALVSAALSHLCGTLDETSLAALLGDAQPVRIAVGDILYRQGEPGDCLHVVLSGRLQVRVRDSDGHERIVAYPQPGDVVGEIALLSGAGRAATITAVRDTTLAAIPRTAIDKLVAHQPQAFTNIARMIIARLTGQRGHIATRSGARTLLIVPLHRSLATRPLCDALRLELLRFGSVLQLDTSAAAVRFSAPPGPDYGHHLDSCEQEHDFLLLVAEPAPSEWNRICRGYADKIVLLADAALEPTSTELERWLFDMPERDHHADVHLVLVHPVGTTPQRTRDWLAARRVDRHHHLRNGNREDIARLARFLSGRAIGLVLAGGGARGFAHLGAIRALNEAGVPIDMVGGASFGALAATGLARGLSDAESFAEHRIAFTCEDPLGDYTLPIVSLVRGEHLNRVLRSHLPMDIEDLWLPFFAVSSDLSANRVRVHERGPLWQAIRASVSLPAILPPVIEDGHLLVDGGVLNNLPIDIMHKRMQGVIIAVDLAVDTLGEMAYQRIPDSLEYLADQILPGRPHAAAPTLSRIILQVTTLASRKEVEHARKLADLYLNPPLEDFDFLDWRKMRDIADAGHRHALPRVREWLARHPHYVRRPGFMNGWQFGQAT comes from the coding sequence ATGAGCCCCCATGCAGAACCGCTTTCTGCCCGACATGCGGCACTGGTCAGCGCAGCACTGAGTCATCTGTGTGGCACACTCGATGAAACGAGTCTCGCCGCGCTGCTGGGTGATGCCCAACCAGTTCGCATTGCCGTCGGCGACATCCTCTACCGCCAGGGGGAGCCCGGTGACTGCCTGCACGTCGTGCTCAGCGGCCGTTTACAGGTCAGGGTCAGGGACTCTGATGGCCACGAGAGAATCGTCGCCTATCCACAGCCCGGCGACGTCGTCGGTGAAATCGCCTTGTTGTCGGGTGCCGGGCGGGCGGCGACCATCACCGCAGTGCGTGATACGACCCTCGCCGCGATCCCGCGCACAGCGATCGACAAACTCGTCGCCCACCAGCCGCAAGCCTTCACGAACATCGCGCGCATGATCATCGCGCGGCTGACTGGACAGCGCGGTCACATCGCGACCCGCAGCGGCGCGCGCACCCTACTGATCGTGCCGCTCCATCGCAGCCTTGCCACCCGCCCGTTATGCGATGCACTGCGGCTCGAACTGCTGCGTTTCGGCAGCGTGCTGCAGCTCGACACATCGGCCGCCGCGGTACGTTTCTCCGCTCCGCCGGGCCCTGATTACGGACATCATCTCGACAGCTGCGAGCAGGAACACGATTTCCTGCTGCTCGTCGCCGAGCCGGCGCCGAGCGAGTGGAACCGTATCTGCCGTGGCTATGCCGACAAGATCGTGCTGCTCGCCGATGCCGCGCTCGAACCGACCAGCACCGAATTGGAACGCTGGCTGTTCGACATGCCGGAAAGGGATCATCACGCAGACGTCCATCTGGTCCTGGTTCATCCCGTCGGCACAACGCCACAGCGGACGCGGGACTGGCTTGCGGCACGCCGGGTCGACCGACATCATCATCTGCGCAATGGCAATCGCGAGGACATCGCGCGCCTGGCACGCTTCCTCTCTGGCCGTGCGATCGGATTGGTGCTCGCCGGCGGCGGCGCGCGCGGTTTCGCCCATCTCGGTGCGATTCGTGCGCTGAACGAAGCAGGCGTGCCGATCGACATGGTCGGTGGCGCCAGTTTCGGGGCGCTCGCGGCGACGGGGCTGGCCCGCGGTTTGAGCGATGCCGAAAGCTTTGCTGAACACCGCATCGCCTTTACTTGCGAAGATCCGCTCGGCGACTACACGTTACCGATCGTCTCGCTGGTGCGGGGCGAGCATCTGAACCGGGTGCTGCGCAGCCATCTGCCGATGGACATCGAGGATCTGTGGCTGCCCTTCTTTGCCGTATCCAGCGACTTGTCGGCCAACCGGGTGCGCGTGCATGAGCGCGGGCCGCTTTGGCAGGCGATCCGCGCCAGCGTATCGTTGCCGGCGATCCTGCCCCCCGTGATCGAAGACGGCCATCTGCTGGTCGATGGCGGGGTATTGAACAATCTGCCGATCGACATCATGCACAAACGCATGCAGGGCGTGATCATCGCCGTAGACCTCGCCGTCGATACGCTCGGAGAGATGGCTTACCAGCGCATTCCGGACAGCCTGGAATATCTCGCCGATCAAATCCTTCCCGGCAGACCGCACGCTGCGGCGCCCACGCTGTCGCGTATCATCCTCCAAGTCACCACACTGGCCAGTCGCAAAGAAGTCGAGCACGCACGCAAGCTTGCCGACCTCTACCTGAATCCCCCTTTGGAAGACTTCGATTTCCTCGACTGGCGCAAGATGCGCGACATCGCCGATGCGGGTCATCGACATGCGCTGCCACGCGTGCGGGAGTGGCTCGCCCGCCATCCACACTATGTGCGCCGGCCAGGATTCATGAACGGCTGGCAGTTCGGCCAAGCCACCTGA
- a CDS encoding XrtA system polysaccharide chain length determinant yields the protein MEELVRQARLVLRGMWLHRWLGLFVAWGVGLAAAIAVFVTPDKYEASARIFVDTDSVLKPLLAGLTVPANTEQQIAMLSRTLISRPNVEKLIRMADLDLGVTSPREKEALIDQVTAALSIKSVGRDNLYTLGYRDTDPERARKVVQSLTTIFVESSLGSKRSDTDAARKFIDEQIALYRKKLEEAENRLKQFKLQNIEVGLDKEGGVGGRLAELGAQLSQARLELREAENSRDALKRQLAGEEPVLLPDAPGLESTVSIPEIDGRIETQKRNLDALLQRYTEQHPDVVGTRRIIKDLEEQKAKEIAARKKAAAANPAAVSVNTNPAYQQMKVSLAETEATIAALRARVAEYESRYNKAVSRLKLLPEIEAEYAQLNRDYEVHKKNYDSLVQRRESASISESMTDVSSVADFRLIDPPRASRTPVGPNRAILLSLALVASLLIGLAASFAASQLRPAFFDARTLREASGLPLLGTVSLITTPADEQRERRALIRFVAGLGAFVGLYAVAITVVGIIIFRAV from the coding sequence ATGGAAGAACTGGTACGACAGGCCCGGCTGGTTTTGCGCGGCATGTGGCTGCACCGCTGGCTGGGGCTGTTCGTGGCCTGGGGCGTGGGCCTGGCCGCCGCGATCGCCGTTTTCGTGACCCCCGACAAATATGAGGCTTCGGCGCGCATTTTCGTCGATACCGATTCGGTGCTGAAGCCCCTGTTGGCCGGTTTGACCGTGCCGGCCAACACCGAACAGCAGATCGCGATGTTGAGCCGCACCTTGATCAGCCGCCCGAATGTCGAAAAGCTGATCCGTATGGCGGACCTCGACTTGGGAGTCACGTCGCCACGGGAAAAGGAAGCGCTCATCGACCAGGTCACGGCGGCGCTGAGCATCAAGAGCGTCGGTCGTGACAACCTCTATACGCTCGGTTATCGGGATACCGATCCGGAGCGGGCCCGCAAGGTCGTGCAGTCGCTGACGACGATCTTCGTCGAATCGAGTCTGGGCAGCAAACGCAGCGATACCGATGCGGCGCGCAAGTTCATCGACGAGCAGATCGCTCTCTACCGCAAGAAGCTGGAAGAGGCGGAAAACCGGCTCAAGCAGTTCAAGCTGCAGAACATCGAAGTCGGGCTGGACAAGGAAGGCGGCGTTGGCGGCCGTCTGGCCGAGCTGGGCGCACAATTGAGCCAGGCGCGGCTCGAACTGCGCGAGGCGGAAAACAGCCGCGACGCCCTCAAACGTCAGCTCGCCGGAGAAGAGCCGGTTTTGCTGCCGGACGCGCCGGGATTGGAGTCGACCGTCTCGATTCCCGAGATCGATGGCCGGATCGAAACCCAGAAACGCAATCTCGATGCCTTGCTGCAGCGCTATACCGAACAGCATCCCGACGTGGTCGGCACACGGCGCATCATCAAGGATCTTGAAGAACAGAAGGCGAAGGAGATCGCTGCGCGCAAGAAGGCGGCGGCCGCCAATCCTGCGGCCGTGTCGGTCAACACCAACCCGGCATATCAACAGATGAAAGTCTCGCTCGCCGAGACGGAGGCGACCATCGCGGCGCTCAGGGCGCGGGTGGCCGAATATGAATCGCGCTACAACAAGGCGGTGAGCCGGCTCAAGCTGCTACCCGAGATCGAGGCCGAGTATGCCCAGCTCAACCGTGATTACGAGGTGCACAAGAAGAACTATGACAGTCTCGTGCAGCGGCGCGAGTCGGCTTCGATCTCCGAAAGCATGACCGATGTCTCGAGCGTCGCCGATTTTCGCCTGATCGATCCGCCGCGTGCCTCGCGCACACCGGTCGGACCAAACCGTGCGATCCTGCTCTCGCTGGCCCTGGTGGCTTCCCTGCTGATCGGACTCGCGGCGAGCTTTGCCGCCAGCCAGCTGCGGCCCGCCTTCTTCGATGCGCGCACGCTGCGCGAAGCGAGTGGCCTGCCGCTGCTGGGCACCGTTTCGCTGATCACGACGCCGGCGGATGAGCAGCGCGAGCGCCGTGCGCTGATACGCTTCGTTGCCGGGCTGGGCGCCTTCGTCGGCCTTTACGCTGTGGCGATCACCGTGGTCGGCATCATCATTTTCCGTGCGGTTTGA
- a CDS encoding XrtA-associated tyrosine autokinase — MDIIEQAAKRLEELRRAGVEVAPEPQPSVGETARKVGAGSTAPADAQGVAQSRRVELDMNVLTAHGILTPDSVRSQLGDEMRVIKRPLLHNVSGKGAAPVKDANLIMVTSALPGEGKTFMAANLAISIAMELDHTVLLVDADVARPSLPEVFGFDEERGLLDVLTDPTLDLSQVLLRTNIEKLSVLPAGTPHPRATELLASEAMNHLLADMAQRYHDRIIIFDSPPLLVTTEARALAMHMGQVVLVVKAESTTHAEVRNAIAAIESCPVKMAVLNKTTGHVDGHGYGYGYGYGYGYAAKSSASAART, encoded by the coding sequence ATGGATATCATTGAACAAGCCGCCAAACGTCTCGAAGAGCTGCGCCGCGCCGGTGTGGAGGTGGCCCCTGAGCCCCAGCCGTCCGTAGGTGAGACCGCTCGAAAAGTCGGCGCTGGCAGCACGGCACCCGCCGATGCCCAGGGGGTTGCGCAGTCGCGCCGGGTCGAACTCGACATGAACGTGCTGACCGCCCATGGCATCCTGACGCCCGACAGTGTGCGTTCGCAGCTCGGTGACGAGATGCGCGTCATCAAGCGGCCTTTGCTGCACAATGTCAGCGGCAAGGGCGCCGCGCCGGTCAAGGACGCCAACCTGATCATGGTCACCAGCGCCCTGCCCGGCGAGGGCAAGACCTTCATGGCGGCGAACCTGGCGATCAGCATCGCGATGGAGCTCGATCACACCGTCCTGCTCGTCGATGCCGACGTGGCACGTCCGTCGTTGCCCGAGGTATTCGGCTTCGACGAGGAAAGGGGGCTGCTCGACGTGCTCACCGATCCGACGCTCGATCTGAGCCAGGTGCTGCTGCGAACCAATATCGAAAAGCTTTCGGTGCTGCCGGCTGGCACGCCGCACCCGCGGGCCACCGAACTGCTCGCCAGCGAGGCGATGAATCATCTGCTCGCCGATATGGCGCAGCGCTATCACGACCGGATCATCATCTTCGATTCGCCCCCCCTCTTGGTGACCACCGAGGCACGCGCGCTGGCGATGCACATGGGCCAGGTCGTGCTCGTGGTCAAGGCCGAAAGCACGACGCACGCCGAGGTCAGGAATGCGATCGCCGCGATCGAGTCCTGCCCGGTCAAGATGGCGGTGCTGAACAAGACGACGGGGCATGTCGATGGCCACGGTTATGGGTATGGCTATGGTTACGGTTATGGCTATGCGGCGAAATCCAGCGCCAGCGCTGCGCGAACTTGA
- a CDS encoding TIGR03016 family PEP-CTERM system-associated outer membrane protein: MTSRTTSRKSAVLLGCMLGGIFVVMDALAQETTDAPTSRPAWLITPSISGSVTLTDNVRPGQADKKSDLITSITPAIRIDGKGGRVSGNLNFSWQNNFYASENRYNNDQMSLSASGKAELVEQWLFLDALASVAQHATSVFGTQTANNELINGNRGQTTSWQWSPYVQGYFGASNVNYELRYRNVRTTADSGLYATGSDVDTQIWSGRLSGNTPLALLGWSLLAEDQRTSFNVRDSKSSRVIGTLEYRFDPQLKFNVSAGRESDNYSNLQWQHRTVTGYGLDWAPTERTLLKLAKEKRSFGNGHTIDFSHRTALTAWKFIDTRSVVIPAQQFTTAPVSTAYDLLFLQLASSIPDPVARAQVVSALLQSAGIPANSLIYGNVVTAQPYIQRRQQASLSLTGANNTVTFTAQRSSNTRLGTGVSALDDFALTQNIRQSGFSGSWAHKLSPISNLTLNALTSHSRGDAAGQDSRLRSISLLYTTKLGVRTTASIGLRQNNYDNAGVGTQDYTEHAITGTLSASF, from the coding sequence GTGACCTCCCGCACGACCTCCCGCAAGTCGGCAGTACTGCTGGGCTGCATGCTGGGCGGCATCTTCGTCGTCATGGATGCTCTGGCCCAAGAAACCACCGATGCTCCGACCAGTCGACCGGCGTGGCTGATCACGCCGAGCATCTCCGGCAGCGTCACGCTCACCGACAACGTGCGACCAGGGCAGGCCGACAAGAAGAGCGATCTCATCACCAGCATCACGCCGGCGATCCGCATCGATGGCAAAGGCGGGCGCGTCAGCGGCAACCTCAATTTCAGCTGGCAGAACAACTTCTACGCCAGCGAAAACCGCTACAACAACGATCAGATGTCGCTGTCGGCGTCCGGCAAGGCCGAATTGGTCGAGCAATGGCTGTTCCTCGATGCGCTTGCCAGCGTCGCCCAGCATGCCACTTCGGTGTTCGGGACGCAGACTGCGAACAATGAGTTGATCAATGGCAACCGCGGCCAGACTACCTCATGGCAGTGGTCGCCCTATGTGCAGGGCTATTTCGGCGCCAGCAACGTCAACTACGAGCTGCGCTACCGCAATGTCCGCACCACGGCGGATAGCGGTCTGTATGCCACCGGCTCCGATGTCGATACGCAGATTTGGAGTGGTCGCCTGTCTGGCAACACACCGCTGGCGCTGCTCGGCTGGTCGCTGCTCGCCGAGGATCAGCGCACCAGCTTCAATGTGCGGGACAGCAAGTCCAGCCGTGTGATCGGCACGCTCGAATATCGCTTCGATCCACAGCTCAAATTCAACGTCAGCGCCGGTCGGGAATCCGACAACTACAGCAATCTCCAGTGGCAGCACCGCACCGTCACCGGCTACGGGCTCGACTGGGCGCCCACCGAGCGCACGCTGCTCAAACTGGCCAAGGAAAAACGCAGCTTCGGCAATGGTCATACCATCGACTTCAGCCACCGCACCGCCTTGACCGCCTGGAAATTCATCGATACCCGCAGCGTGGTCATCCCGGCCCAGCAATTCACCACCGCACCGGTGTCGACCGCCTACGACCTGCTCTTCCTGCAGCTGGCTTCCAGCATTCCCGATCCCGTTGCGCGCGCCCAGGTGGTCAGTGCATTGCTACAAAGCGCGGGCATTCCGGCGAATAGCCTGATCTATGGCAATGTCGTGACCGCCCAGCCGTACATCCAGCGGCGGCAGCAGGCTTCGCTGTCACTCACCGGCGCGAACAACACGGTGACCTTCACTGCCCAACGCAGCAGCAACACCCGGTTGGGCACCGGCGTCAGTGCACTCGACGATTTCGCGCTGACGCAGAACATCCGTCAATCGGGCTTCAGCGGCAGCTGGGCGCACAAGCTCTCACCCATCAGCAACCTGACGCTGAATGCGCTCACCTCGCATAGTCGCGGTGACGCCGCCGGCCAGGATTCTCGCCTGCGCTCGATCTCGCTGCTCTACACGACGAAACTCGGCGTTCGCACCACGGCATCAATCGGTCTGCGCCAGAACAATTACGACAATGCCGGCGTTGGCACTCAGGATTACACCGAGCATGCGATAACCGGTACGCTTTCTGCCTCCTTCTGA